From the Pseudodesulfovibrio alkaliphilus genome, one window contains:
- the lptF gene encoding LPS export ABC transporter permease LptF codes for MKLLHRQIFKELLKLFGLTVSCLLGLILIGRMLQLRSLFLSQNIGFLNILELFFYLTPFFLLLVAPISTMLSVFLTFLRMSTDNELTALKANGVSLYRMLPAPVFFCVLSMLFTFFIAMWGLAWGMDMFKTSLYEFARSQSRFALQPGVFNKEFPGITFYAHQVNNETGELKFAFVRDQSIDGASVVVVAPEARVISSPESAEVRIIFSRGKIFRQNDDELNVLRFGSYSIRLDLAELLGGYNFGEEKAKDMTFAQLSRIRQDPTLAPYQSEQFMRKVDTEYFKRLTLPLGCLILGMFAIPVAYIFRGLKQQYGLLLAMGLFILYYSMFSIGVSMGEGGSIPPVYGLWAPNVLYVMVAAVGIRFANQERSLPLVQWLAHLRNWRRSGA; via the coding sequence GTGAAACTGCTCCATCGCCAGATATTCAAGGAACTGCTGAAGCTGTTCGGCCTGACGGTTTCCTGTCTGCTGGGGCTTATCCTCATAGGCCGGATGCTTCAGTTGCGCTCGCTCTTTCTCTCTCAGAATATCGGATTTCTAAATATTCTAGAATTATTCTTTTATCTTACGCCGTTCTTCTTGTTGCTGGTCGCACCTATATCGACCATGCTCAGCGTGTTTCTGACCTTCTTGCGCATGAGTACCGACAACGAATTGACCGCTTTGAAGGCCAACGGCGTGAGTCTTTACAGGATGCTTCCGGCCCCGGTGTTTTTTTGCGTCTTGAGCATGCTTTTCACCTTCTTCATCGCCATGTGGGGCCTGGCCTGGGGAATGGATATGTTCAAGACGAGTCTCTACGAGTTCGCACGGTCTCAGTCCCGCTTCGCCCTCCAGCCCGGAGTGTTCAACAAGGAGTTTCCGGGCATTACCTTCTATGCACATCAGGTCAACAACGAAACAGGTGAACTGAAGTTCGCCTTTGTGCGCGACCAGTCAATCGACGGCGCTTCCGTGGTGGTTGTCGCGCCTGAGGCGAGGGTTATTTCCAGTCCTGAGTCCGCCGAGGTACGCATCATCTTCAGCCGGGGCAAGATATTCCGGCAGAACGATGATGAACTCAACGTTCTGCGGTTTGGCAGCTATTCCATCAGGCTCGATCTGGCCGAGCTGCTCGGCGGCTACAATTTCGGCGAGGAAAAGGCCAAGGACATGACCTTTGCCCAATTGAGCCGTATCAGGCAGGACCCAACCCTGGCCCCCTATCAGTCGGAGCAATTTATGCGCAAGGTGGACACCGAATACTTCAAACGGCTGACGCTCCCGTTGGGTTGTCTGATACTGGGCATGTTCGCCATCCCTGTGGCCTACATCTTCCGGGGGCTCAAGCAGCAATATGGTCTGCTCCTGGCCATGGGGCTTTTCATCTTGTATTACAGCATGTTTTCCATCGGCGTCAGTATGGGCGAGGGAGGCTCCATTCCGCCTGTTTACGGACTATGGGCTCCGAATGTACTCTATGTGATGGTGGCTGCGGTGGGCATCCGGTTTGCCAATCAGGAGCGCAGCCTGCCTCTGGTGCAGTGGCTGGCGCATCTGCGAAACTGGCGGAGGAGCGGGGCATGA
- a CDS encoding undecaprenyl-diphosphate phosphatase: MASWYVAVILGVVEGLTEFLPVSSTGHLILAGHLLDFTGPKAETFDIVIQLGAILAVLTLYLDRFTGLLKNDPARPFSGVRGLWLLFLTSLPASLLGLATHKYIKAYLFNPTAVACALGVGAVMILVVESVKKPEKTTSIDEITPAQALGVGLFQCLALWPGFSRSAATIMGGMLLGMRRTVAAEYSFIAAVPIMFAATGYDFLKNYNLFEREDMIFLGIGLGVSFIAAWVAIKGFIYLLGRLTLRPFALYRLALVPLIFLFW; encoded by the coding sequence ATGGCATCCTGGTACGTTGCGGTCATCCTCGGCGTGGTCGAGGGGCTGACCGAGTTTCTCCCGGTCTCCAGCACCGGGCATCTCATTCTCGCCGGACACCTGCTGGACTTCACCGGCCCCAAGGCAGAAACCTTCGACATTGTCATCCAGCTCGGGGCCATTCTGGCCGTGCTCACCCTCTACCTCGACCGATTCACCGGCCTGCTCAAAAACGATCCGGCCCGGCCCTTCTCCGGGGTGCGCGGGCTGTGGCTCTTGTTTCTTACTTCGCTGCCCGCCTCGCTGCTGGGGCTGGCGACCCACAAATACATCAAGGCGTATCTGTTCAACCCGACAGCCGTGGCTTGCGCCCTTGGCGTCGGCGCCGTAATGATTCTTGTGGTCGAGTCCGTCAAAAAGCCCGAAAAGACGACCTCCATTGATGAGATCACCCCGGCCCAGGCCCTGGGGGTCGGCCTGTTCCAGTGTCTGGCCCTATGGCCCGGATTCTCCCGGTCTGCGGCCACCATCATGGGCGGGATGCTGCTGGGCATGCGCCGCACCGTTGCCGCCGAATATTCCTTCATCGCGGCCGTGCCCATCATGTTTGCGGCCACGGGTTATGACTTCCTAAAGAATTACAATCTATTCGAACGAGAGGACATGATCTTTCTGGGCATCGGACTCGGCGTCTCCTTCATTGCCGCCTGGGTGGCCATCAAGGGATTCATCTATCTGCTCGGCCGCCTGACCCTGCGCCCATTTGCCTTGTACAGACTGGCGCTGGTCCCGCTCATTTTCCTCTTTTGGTAA
- a CDS encoding site-specific integrase, producing the protein MSNDKLSEIEKSEIIRGFFDFLLKVQDRHLDTDYSDYPILRLLEKEMGLNVQPCISEMRNSEENQLNKAIKNHHDKDFENLKFLVEASALYHEQKLPKGAFCGSFLNALSLAQIDATKIIIARKQGNNPPIPEQYRIDKPFNEQHRNVTPTEFEKTTSVSLTKVTKVIEEYSKDRLAIGKWTDKTREENHALYNNFLEFAGKDIRCADINYHLISEFRDALKRLPANRKKSKKYRRKTIAQIMKMDVPNPMSITTVNKNLNRLSTILNFAVKLGYMPTNPAEGMEIPITEKDSEQRNIFDNSDLQKLFNSEQYYNDSFLHPFMFWACPIALFTGMRQTEIAQLHLFDIYEKDSIWVVNVNDNAKDKKVKNRNARRLIPLHSFLVNTLNLPRYVKHLKEQGHKRLFPEINYHRDGYGQAVSRWFNGHGDGVTTGYKKNCGITDGKKVFHSFRHTVINHLKQKQVDGTLLHEFDGHSLGTMTYDRYGKAFTPELMYEKIVSQITFDKELDLAHLMKSKYVID; encoded by the coding sequence ATGAGCAACGACAAACTATCTGAAATTGAAAAGTCTGAAATCATAAGAGGTTTTTTCGATTTTCTTCTAAAGGTTCAAGATCGCCATCTTGACACTGATTATTCAGATTACCCAATTCTTCGTTTGCTTGAGAAGGAGATGGGGTTAAATGTTCAGCCTTGCATCAGTGAAATGAGAAACAGCGAAGAAAATCAACTAAATAAAGCGATTAAAAACCATCATGATAAAGATTTTGAAAATCTAAAATTTTTAGTTGAAGCATCTGCTTTATATCATGAACAAAAATTGCCCAAAGGAGCATTTTGTGGCAGTTTTCTTAATGCTTTATCGCTAGCACAAATAGACGCAACCAAAATCATTATTGCCCGCAAACAAGGGAATAATCCCCCCATTCCTGAACAATATCGAATAGATAAGCCTTTTAATGAGCAACATCGGAACGTAACGCCTACGGAGTTTGAAAAAACAACATCTGTATCTCTAACAAAAGTCACAAAAGTCATTGAAGAATATTCAAAAGACAGGCTAGCCATTGGAAAATGGACTGATAAAACAAGAGAAGAAAACCACGCACTTTATAACAATTTCTTAGAATTCGCTGGCAAAGACATTCGATGTGCTGACATCAACTATCACCTCATCAGTGAATTCAGGGATGCGTTAAAAAGGCTTCCTGCCAACAGAAAAAAATCTAAAAAATATAGGAGAAAAACAATTGCTCAAATCATGAAAATGGACGTTCCCAATCCAATGTCCATCACAACAGTAAATAAAAACCTCAACAGACTTTCTACCATTCTCAACTTTGCGGTGAAACTCGGCTATATGCCCACAAATCCAGCCGAAGGAATGGAAATACCGATTACCGAAAAAGACTCTGAACAAAGGAACATTTTCGACAATAGCGACCTACAAAAGCTTTTTAACTCTGAACAGTATTATAATGATTCATTTCTACACCCATTTATGTTCTGGGCATGCCCTATTGCATTATTCACAGGCATGCGACAAACCGAAATTGCACAGTTACATCTATTTGACATTTATGAAAAAGATAGTATTTGGGTTGTCAATGTGAATGACAATGCAAAAGACAAAAAGGTAAAGAATAGAAATGCAAGACGACTTATTCCACTACATTCATTCTTGGTGAATACCTTAAATCTTCCAAGGTATGTCAAACATTTGAAAGAGCAAGGGCATAAACGTCTATTCCCAGAAATCAACTACCACAGAGATGGATACGGACAAGCCGTCAGTCGTTGGTTTAATGGTCATGGAGATGGAGTTACAACAGGCTACAAAAAAAACTGTGGAATAACAGATGGGAAAAAGGTCTTTCATTCATTCCGGCATACAGTCATCAACCATTTGAAGCAAAAGCAAGTAGACGGCACCCTACTCCATGAATTCGATGGTCACTCATTGGGAACAATGACCTATGACCGTTATGGGAAGGCTTTCACCCCAGAACTCATGTATGAAAAAATAGTGAGCCAGATCACATTCGACAAGGAATTGGACCTGGCTCACTTGATGAAGTCAAAATATGTTATAGATTAG
- a CDS encoding restriction endonuclease, which produces MPKTDFSKLKIKQILQHSLPIRFQDMDPLDFEDFIAYLFVKKGYEVQPTSYSGDYGADIIVSKNGTKIAVQVKRYHKKNKVDVKNVNQVIGAKSYYGCNSALIITTSDFTKPAHNLIKTTSTLWWSWNELQKNVSEVFLEGKDVFQTNIKTMCGSYALRISNIEYNQHMKRIGNCTLVFAELTNSGPNVNIAIGLPTYISNKNNQVEASYWYEGYFAGGMVYSGASIEIAFMFRSEQVPRVTIRDRFILPLRSGESDIEYIEASMPAGAIISKKRLFFKYLGWSLLFAFAYFFVKSAAR; this is translated from the coding sequence ATGCCAAAAACTGATTTCTCGAAACTGAAAATAAAACAAATATTGCAACATTCGCTACCTATACGATTCCAAGACATGGACCCATTGGATTTTGAAGACTTTATTGCGTATTTGTTCGTCAAAAAAGGTTACGAAGTGCAGCCGACCTCATACTCGGGAGACTATGGAGCTGACATAATAGTCAGTAAAAATGGCACTAAAATAGCAGTTCAGGTAAAAAGATACCACAAAAAAAACAAAGTTGATGTTAAAAATGTTAATCAAGTAATAGGAGCAAAAAGTTATTATGGATGTAATAGTGCCCTCATCATAACAACATCTGATTTTACGAAACCAGCGCACAATCTGATAAAGACTACAAGCACATTATGGTGGAGTTGGAATGAACTTCAAAAGAATGTATCGGAAGTTTTTCTAGAAGGAAAAGATGTCTTTCAAACAAATATAAAGACAATGTGCGGTTCATACGCTTTAAGAATTTCAAACATAGAATATAATCAGCATATGAAACGTATTGGGAACTGTACGCTTGTTTTTGCTGAGCTTACAAATTCAGGTCCAAATGTAAATATAGCTATCGGTCTTCCTACATATATATCGAACAAGAACAACCAAGTTGAAGCTTCATATTGGTATGAAGGATATTTCGCTGGAGGCATGGTTTACTCTGGTGCCTCTATCGAGATTGCCTTTATGTTTAGAAGTGAGCAAGTGCCTCGTGTTACTATTCGGGATCGATTTATTTTACCATTACGATCAGGAGAGTCAGACATTGAGTACATAGAAGCATCCATGCCAGCCGGTGCTATAATCTCAAAAAAGCGTTTATTTTTTAAATATTTGGGCTGGTCGCTTCTTTTCGCATTTGCATATTTTTTTGTGAAAAGTGCTGCCCGATAA